One window of the Triticum dicoccoides isolate Atlit2015 ecotype Zavitan chromosome 3B, WEW_v2.0, whole genome shotgun sequence genome contains the following:
- the LOC119278494 gene encoding RNA-binding protein BRN1-like, protein MAEDGEKAAAAVGGVAGGAGEAEQEREEQSVKLFVGQVPKHMTEAELAAMFKDVALVDEVTVIKDKATKASRGCCFLICPSRDEADKAVNAYHNKHTLPGAASPLQVKYADGELERLEHKLFIGMLPKNVADTELTDLFSKYGNIKDLQILRGSQQTSKAGCAFIKYEMKEQAMAAIEDLNGKHKIEGSSVPLVVKWADTEKERQARKAQKAQLQSPNMPNGRPMPQSSVFGALQMGYMPQYNGFSYQPPGTYGLMQYPLSPMQNQGPFQNMGQPVNQGNSIRGVNPELSPNSGPRSFNPMHLGSPYPAVPGMQYPGSYPGGPMNNRPFGNPHNPLKVPSANVNPIAFSPRSNGGGQTQTEGPPGANLFIYHIPQEFGDQELSDAFQRFGRVISAKVFVDKATGSSKCFGFVSYDNPVSAQSAIAMMNGFQLGGKKLKVQLKRDNNKLSKPF, encoded by the exons ATGGCGGAGGACGgcgagaaggcggcggcggcggtgggaggtgTCGCGGGTGGAGCGGGAGAGGCGGAGCAGGAGCGGGAGGAGCAGAGCGTGAAGCTGTTCGTGGGGCAGGTGCCCAAGCACATGACGGAGGCGGAGCTGGCCGCCATGTTCAAGGACGTCGCCCTCGTCGACGAGGTCACCGTCATCAAGGACAAGGCCACCAAGGCCTCCCGAG GGTGCTGCTTCCTCATATGCCCCTCGAGGGACGAGGCCGACAAGGCCGTGAATGCGTATCACAACAAGCACACGCTCCCGGGG GCGGCGAGTCCTTTGCAAGTAAAATATGCTGATGGAGAGTTGGAGAGGCTGG AACACAAGCTTTTCATTGGAATGCTTCCAAAAAATGTAGCAGATACTGAATTGACTGATTTGTTTTCCAAATATGGAAATATCAAGGATTTACAAATTTTGAGAGGTTCACAGCAAACAAGTAAAG CTGGATGCGCCTTCATTAAATATGAAATGAAGGAGCAAGCAATGGCAGCTATTGAGGATCTAAATGGGAAGCACAAAATAGAG GGTTCTAGTGTGCCGTTGGTTGTCAAATGGGCTGATACAGAGAAGGAAAGGCAGGCACGGAAAGCACAGAAAGCTCAACTGCAATCACCTAATATGCCGAATGGACGCCCAATGCCACAATCTTCAGTATTTGGAGCTTTACAGATGGGATATATGCCTCAGTATAATGGATTTAGTTATCAG CCTCCAGGGACCTATGGACTTATGCAGTACCCTTTATCTCCTATGCAAAATCAAGGCCCCTTTCAGAATATGGGTCAGCCTGTTAACCAAGGGAACTCGATACGAGGAGTCAACCCTGAACTGTCCCCCAACTCAGGTCCTAGATCATTTAACCCAATGCATTTAGGCAGCCCGTATCCAGCAGTACCTGGTATGCAGTACCCTGGATCCTACCCTGGTGGTCCGATGAACAATCGTCCTTTTGGGAATCCTCACAATCCCCTTAAAGTTCCAAGTGCAAATGTCAATCCTATCGCATTTAGTCCCCGTAGCAATGGCGGTGGCCAAACACAAACAGAAG GACCTCCTGGAGCCAATCTGTTTATATACCATATCCCACAAGAATTTGGTGACCAGGAACTCTCCGATGCCTTCCAGAGGTTTGGGAGAGTAATAAGTGCCAAGGTGTTCGTTGACAAAGCAACTGGTTCCAGCAAATGCTTCG GTTTTGTAAGCTATGACAACCCTGTGTCCGCGCAGTCGGCCATCGCCATGATGAACGGTTTCCAGCTAGGCGGCAAGAAACTCAAAGTACAACTCAAGAGAGACAACAACAAGCTCAGTAAACCTTTTTGA